The DNA sequence GGAATTGTTTCAGAACGGCAAATGGGAATGGGTGGCCACCGGCAGTTGGGCCGCGGCGCCGCAAGAAACCGCGCGCACCACGTCTCTTCAAAGCACTAGCAACCCTTCAGCAAACGAGACGCTTTCGGACGTCATTGAAAGAGTCGAGAAGTCGGTGGTCCGCATTAACGTGACGGGGCGCGGCTTGACTGCAACCGGCAGCGGTTTTATCGCCGGCGATGGCGACACCGTCGTCACCAACTATCACGTCATCGAGAACGCGCTCGACGCCGAAGTTGAGTTTCAAGACGGCGAGCGCGTGAAGGTTGTCGGCTATGCGGCCGTCGAGCCCCGAAAGGACATTGCAATCCTGCGCTTGGCGTCTTCAGTCGCACAGCGCCATATTCCGCAGGTCCTTGCAGCACAACTTCCAAGGCAAGGCGACCACGTTTGCTCAATCGGCGCGCCGCGGGGTCTGTCGTTCAGCGCGTCCGACGGAATCGTCAGCGCAGTCCGTAAAGGGAGCGAGTTCGTCCAAGATCAATGGATGGCAGCTAATTACGATCGCGACATGACCTGGATTCAGACGACAGCGCCAATTTCGCCAGGAAACAGCGGCGGCCCGCTCATCTCGGCCGCGGGCGAGATCGTCGCCATGAACACGTGGTGCCGCACCGACGGGCAGAATCTGAATTTCGGCGTATCGACGACCGACATCGCCCAATTGCTGAATCAGCGGAGCAATGCCGTCCAACTGCTTACGACGTTGCCCAGAAAGTCAGCGCCCGAGAATGAATCCCCTTCGATCCGCAAGCCGGACGAACGAATCGTGTTGCCGTCTGGCAAAGTCGTCGATATCAAGACGGATTTCCTGGATGAATTGAACCAGCGGCTTGGCAGCGGCACTTTTTTTCCAACCGGCCGCATCGTGGCGAATCTCAATTATGACAGCGGGAAACCATTCGCCCACGCATCTCAGGAGCGCGGAACTCTTCAAGGGCCAACGCTGGCGTTATTTGAGACGGGGAAACCATCAATCGTCGCCGTGTACGTGGATGGCTCGCTCAATGCGACTCTGCTGACTTGGAACGAGAACGGCCAACGAAGCCTGTTTGGACACTACCGAAAGGGCGAGAAAGACGGCGTGTTTTGCTTGTTTGGCGCAAATGACAAACTTTGGCTCATTCAAGTGTATAAGCTCGGCAAACTTCAATCATCGCACATCGTCGAAGATAACGTCATCGTTAAGAGTTTTGAAGCGGATTCAAACGCCACAAGGGATCCGATGCTCGTCACTGCGACATCGGAACTTGAATCGACCTTCTCGAAATTCAAGGAACACGAACGCAAGCTGAAGAAGGCAGTCGCCGATTGGGACGAAAAGCGGCGACGCGCTCTAGCAGCCGAGAATGCAATCGCGGCACGCCAAAACATAATGGATCGCGAAAGCACGCGCCGAGCGAATTCCGGCGCTGTTATCGGTGTGCTTCGTGAGGCTTCGGGCCTTGGTCCTTGACCAGCTTCGTCCAAGCGGAGCTATCGCCGGAAGTGGCAGTGCGTCAAGCGTGTGTGATCGCGGCGCTTTCGACAACATGACCTGGCGCTCAGCCTCCGTTGACGACGGCGGCGGCTGCGCGCTGATCAGCGACTATGAAAGCTGAATCCGCTCAGGCCGACTCGGCTCGACGGCGGTACTGACGGAGCGGCAGGCGTTCGTGGCCGCACTGGTCGGCAAGCCATGCACTTGCGTAAACAACGCCATCAACGAATGCCATCGGCTCGCTGAAGAGAGCCGTTGCAATTCCTTGATCGCGTTTTCCGACCATAATCGGAGACTGTGTAAGAACTTAAAGCGATCGAACCCGCTCTGGGATTCTGAGCAGGGCGGCTATATATCTAGGCTGCGGTCGGCACGAGGCACCCGGGCGGCCCGCCTTAGCGCCGGGGACGTACACGTTGAGCGACTGGCGCAGACCGGTTGGTCGCGAACGACAGGTTCGGGGACTGCACGCTGGGCTCTCGGCGATTGGCGAGCCACCCAGCGCAGCGAGGACGGCTCGCCCGAGCCGTGCCGTCAAGTTGCGGTACGGGCGGTCCGCGACCGCCCGCTGCTTTGGTCGATAATCGGTGATATTGGAGGCCGACGCAAGAAATCCGGCCGATTTCCGCTGTCGCGCCAGCGACGTCGGCCGATCCGACCCAAGCGCATAAAAATGGGGATGGATCGCTCCATCCCCACTCGCTCGCCCAACCCGCTCACTCGACGACTTCAGTGATGACGCCCGAACCGACCGTCCTGCCGCCTTCCCGGATGGCAAAGTGGCTTCCCACGTCGAGCGCCACATCCTTGTCCAAGTCGACCAGCACGGCGGCATTGTCGCCGGGCATGACCATTTTGCTTCCTTGCGGCAGCCCAATCGTGCCCGTGGCCCCGAGACGGATTGTTGCGGCGTAGGCAGCCTGCAGATAGAATCGCGCCCAAGGTCATTTCGATAGCCCTTCAGTCCGCCGTGTGGATCGGAGTCCAACGCGTCGCGACTCCCAGTTGGCGTTTTCCAACTTAGTCGGTTTTGAATTCGCTCGACTGCCGATGGCACGACATGCTCCATCGTTTGCCGCCGCTGCTTGTTTGGCGCTCCTGGAATTCGCGGTGCTGGGAATTCCCGTGAGAGCAGAGCACCCCGCCGCCGCGGATCAACGGCCCGCGCTCGGCGCGAAGCTGACGGGCAAGCAAGTCGCGGCCTTTGCAGAATTGGCGCTCGCGGGACTGGATAAAGAGTATCCCAACAAGCCGCAGCACGTGATGACGGGGCCGGAATCCAAGCTGAGCCCGCGCGAGCTGCACCCCGCGTTTTTCGGCTGCTTTGACTGGCACAGTAGCGTGCACGGGCACTGGATGCTGGTCCGGTTGCTGAAGCTCTATCCGGATCACGCCGCGGCTGAGGAGATTCGCGGGCGGCTCGACGCCCATTTCAGCCGCGCATCACTCCAGCGCGAAGCCGATTACTTCACCGTCAAGGAAAACTTGTCGTTCGAGCGGATGTACGGCTGGGCCTGGTGCCTGCGGTTGGCGGCCGAGCTGCACGCCTGGGACGATCCGCAAGCGCGGCAGTGGCGGGACAACATTCGGCCGCTGGAGAGCAAGCTCGTCGAGCTAACAATGGCCTACCTGCCAAAGCTGAGCTTCCCCGTTCGCACCGGCGTCCATCCGGACACGGCGTTCGCACTGGCTCAGACGCTCGACTATGCTCAGACCGTGGGCAACAAAGCGTTGGCTGATCTGGTTAGCCGGCGGAGCCGTGACTATTACCTTGACGACACGAAGTACAACGATGACTACGAGCCATCCGGCGAAGACTTTTTCTCCCCGGCGCTCAACGAGGCCGACCTGATGCGCCGCGTGCTTAAACCGGATGAATTCGCATCGTGGCTCGACCGCTTCTTGCCCGGCTTGGGTGACGGCTCGGCGAAACGGCTGCTGGCGCCGGTTGAGGTTAGCGACGTCGCCGATCCGAAGCTCGTGCATCTCGCCGGCTTGAATCTGTCGCGAGCCTGGACGCTCGCCGGCATCGCTCGCGGCCTTCCCGTCCAGGATCTGCGAGTGAAACGTCTCGAAGAGGCCGCTGCAAAGCACGCCGAAAAGGGACTGGGGTACGTCTTTAGCGGTCACTACGAGGGCGAGCATTGGTTGGCCACGTTTGCGATCTACGCCCTCGCGGAGGGTGGGACCGATTCTCATTCTTCAACCGCTCGCTGAGGCCAATACCGTACGGTGCGCCGCGGGCGGCGACTTGGGCAAATACATCACGCTTGTGACGCTCACACTTGCAGACCGTCGTGCTCAATGCCAGGCCTTTGGAAACAATGAACCGTGCGAAGCGTCGAGTTTCCGCTGGCCGACGAGCTGTCTCCGCCCGGCAGCTAAGCTGCGGCGGTCGATCCAACGAATGGCACGTAATTCTCGTTAACTCTCGACGCAGCAAGCCCTAAGCATTGCTAGCCCCATGCGAATCGGGGACGCGACGATTTTACATTTGGTCTTGCGAAATCAACTTGTCCGAACGCCAAGCGATTTCTGCCTCGGCTGTCCATTTTCGAATCGTGCTGCGATAGCAATGCTTACCTGTTATGGAGAAGGATCTTGCGGAGATTTACGTGCCATTCGTCGATCCAACCGCCGCAGGTTAGGTTTCGCCAAAAAGATGGCTATTCTCGGCGCGCCATCACTGGCCATTCATCAGCCAACGCCGGTTGGTTGATTATGACAGGCACGCTCTCAGGGGCAATATTGCCCGTCGACAACAACCCGGATCAGTCCGGCAGTCCGGCGAGATTCTTCAATTCCATGTAGGCGAAAGCTACAATGAAACCAGACCTACACAACGGCGATTCACCCGTTGATATCGAGCTCGATGCAGCGCAACGACGAGTTCTCCGAGCTATTCGAACGTGTTCGCGGGGGGGATGCGGACGCGGCCTGCGTCATCGTCCGGCGATACGAATCGGCGATTCGGGTCGCCGTTCGCTCGCGGTTGCTCGATCCGGCCCTCAAGAGTCAGCTCGATTCGATGGATGTCTGCCAGTCGGTGCTGATCAGCTTTTTCATTCGCGCGGCCGCCGGAGCGTTCGACCTGCACGAGCCGAGGCAACTTGTCGCCCTGCTGTTGAAGATGGCGCAGAACAAACTGGCGGTGCAGGTCCGCAATCAGCATCGCCAACGTCGCGATATCCGCCGCGCCGGCGGCTGGGTCGGCCAGTTGGAAGGATTGGCGTCGCCGGCGCCGGGTCCGATCCGGCACGCCGCCGGCAAGGAACTCCTCGATCGGGCGCTGGGAATGATGTCGCCAGAAATTCGCGGCATGGCCGAGCAGCGGATGCGCGGCGAGTCTTGGTCGATGATCGCCTCGCATTTCGGCGGCAGCGCGGACGCCCGGCGGAAGCAGTATGAACGGGCCGTGGCCCAGATCGCCGACTCCTTGGACGCCTCGAACCTCGAAGGGTAATCGATCGTGGCCGCGGATGCCCAAACCGATCTGTCGCACGCGGCTGCCTCGCTCAACGCCGCCATTTCGAGCGTGCGAGAGTTCCCACGCTCCGTGTGGATGGAACTGCTGCGCCGCGACCAGTGTGAGCGGTGGCGCAGCGGGCGGCGGACGCCCGTCGAGATCTATATCGATCTGCTGCCCGAGCTGAGCGCCGATCGCGAGGACATCCTGATCTTGATCAGTGGCGAAGTGCAGTTGCGCCGCGAGATCGGCGAGGCCTGCACGCTGCGCGAATATCAGACCCGATTTCCGGAACTCGCCGACGACATCGCGCTGCAGTTCGACCTCGATCCCTACTTTTCCCAGCGAAACGACTCCAGCGACACGGGGCGCGGACGATCGGGATTCAGTAACGCCGATTTGCCCGGCTACGAAATCTTCCGGGAACTCGGCCGCGGGGCTTCCGGTGTGATCTATCTTGCTCGGCGGATTTCGCTCGATCGCCTGGTCGCCGTGAAGGCGATTCCGTTGTCGGCGGGCGACCCGCACCGATTGAGCCGTCAGCGTCGAGAGGCCTCAATTCTCTCTAGGCTTCAGCATCCCCACGTCGTCCAGATTTACGATGTGATCGAAACCCCCGGAATGCTGTATTTGATTATCGAATATGTGAATGGACCGACGCTGACTGAATCGACGACGGGAAGCCCGCAGCCGCCGCAGGCGGCCGCGCGGCTTGTGCTGACGTTGGCCGAGGCGATTCACGTCGTGCACGAGGCAGGAGTGCTCCACCGCGATTTGAAGCCGTCCAACATTCTCTTGACGTCCGCGGGCGAACCGAAGATCACCGATTTCGGGCTGGCCAAGCTGCTTTCAAACGACAGCCAATTGACGACAGACAATTGCCTGCTCGGAACGCCTTGCTACATGCCGCCGGAGCAGGCTTCGGGCAGCGCTGGTGAATGCAGGCGAGAAGGGGACGTGTATTCGCTCGGGGCGATTCTCTATGAGCTGTTGACCGGTCGCCCGCCATTTCGCGGCGTGACGGTCCTCGACACGCTCAGCTTGATCCGTGACCGTGAGCCGGTTGCATGCCGGGCGTCGCAGCCTCAAACTCCGCGGGATCTCGAGACGATTTGCTTGAAGTGCCTGGCCAAAGCGCCGCAAGAGCGTTACGAGACGGCTGCCGCCTTGGCCGACGACCTGAGTCGGTTTCTGGACGGCGCTGCAATCAAGGCCCGCCCGCCGTCGCGGATCGAGACAGCCGTGCGGTGGTGCCGACGTCGGCCGGCGATCGCCGGTTTGGGCGCAGGCCTGCTGGTGGCAATCTTGGCCGGGTTCGGCGGAATCCTTTGGCAGTGGAACCGGGCGGAAACGGAACGGCAACTTGCCGACCAACAGTCCGTCGAGATTCAACGAACCGCCGAACGACTGCGAACCGCGCTGGTGCTCGTCGAGCGGGGGCACACCTTCCGAAGTTGGCGCCGCTGGGACGATGCCGTCGATGCGCTTGATGAAGCGATCCGCCTATGTCCCGAACTCCGCTCAGCCTGGGAGGAGCGAGGATCGCTCTTCACCGAAATGGGCCTGTGGGATTATGCGCTTGCGGACCGGCGACAGGCTTTCGAACTCAACGAACCGGCGCTAGCAGTCGATTGGTGGTCGCTGGCCGTGCTCATGGTCGAGGAACATGATCAGGAGGGCTATCGCCGGTTATGCGCCCGAATGGGTGAGCGGTTTTCGGGCTACAGCGACCAGAATGCAACCGACTGCATTCGGGCGGAGTGCTTGCTGCCGGGTGTCGGCATCGATTACGGCCACGCTGAAGAACGGCTGCGGGCAACGCCGACCCATGGCTACGACCCGCTTTCGCTGTACGTGCGAGGGTTGGTCCAACTTCGCGCGGGGAAACTGGACTCGGCAGCGTCGAGCTGCCTGGAATCACTGCAACTCGGCACCGACTGGAAAGAGCGGGCATTGAATTACCCGCTCCTCGCACTGGCGAACGCGAAACGCGGCGCGGCCGGCGAAGCACGCGCTGAATTGGAGAATGCAACATCCGCAAGAGAACATTGGATTCAAGATTTGTACACAAGCGGCGACACGAACTGGATCGGAGACAAAGGCATGTCGGCCGAATGGGGAGTCTCGCCGTCGGCATGGCTCGAATACAACCATTTGTACGATGAGGCGCGGAGCGAGTTGCACCAACCGCCGGCGAACGACGATGTCCGACTGATTGTTCTTCGGGCACGCGCGCTGGCCGCGATCGACCGATCCGACGCGGCCGATGCGAGTTACCGGCGGGCCATTGCGCTGGACCCTGGCAACGAGTTCGTTCGCGCGGAGCGCCAGCGATGCGAGGCCTATCGGCGGGTCAAGGAAGGGGACTTTGCTCGCGGAGCCGACGAGTTTGCCGCTGCGATCAAAACTGAGCCGACTGACGTGCGGCTTTGGGTCAATTCGGCTCACGCGCACCTGGCAGCCGGGATGATCGACGAATATCGCCGGGACTGCCGTGAAATGTTACGCCGGTTTCGCGTCACAAAGAATCCCGCAGACGCCGACCTGGTCGTCTGGAGCTGCGTGGCGCGTCCCGATGCGTTGCCGAGCATGGAGGAATTGCTTCCGCTGGCGGACCTTTCCGCGGCTGCCTATCCGGGAGCGGCGCGGACTCGAGGGGCAGCGCTCGTCCGCGCCGGCCGTTGCGAAGAAGCGCTTCGGGAGTTCGACAAAGCAGCCCGATTCAATATCCCCAATCCGTCCGTCATGTGCCTGCAAGCAATCGCCGGCTGTCGGCTCGGACAGATTGCATTGGCGCGAGAGCACTTGGACGCCGCGAGCCGCTGGATCGCGGAGGCCGATCGCCGGACACTGCCCGATATCGACATGCCAAAGCCGTGTTGGGGCAATCTCGTCTGGTATGATCACCAGGACGCGCTTCGTCTGCTCGACGAAGCGAACCGGCTGCTTGCCAATCCGTCGTTGGCCAAATAGCGCCCACCCACGGAACTTGGTGCGAGATGCTGGACGGCAGAGCGGGATGTTCGGCTACAAACGGCATCCAGACGACACATCTCGGATTGCGAGAAGTGACCGCTTGCGACGGAGACCAACAACTGCACTGCAGCAAATCAAGGCGACGCCCCCTAGAGCAAACGTCGACGGCTCGGGAGTCGCTGCGGGAACCGTGAGTGGAGCGGAGATTGCGTACAGGAAGAGCTGAGTACTCTGAGGCTGACCGGCATGGAGGAGCCAACCAGGGGATCCAATAAAAGGGTCGCCGTAAGCTGAAATACTGCCGGCGCCACGGCTGACGCCGAGATTGTTAACTGTTCCCAATCCGATTGGCACAAAGAGGTTGCCGGTTGTAAAGGCCTCGGTGCCGTTCCCCTGTGTTCCTGTCCAAACGGCCGGATTTTGTGTGGGTGCCGGAAGGGGAGACACGCCTAGCAAGTCGTGAATAATCTGAACGTTTGCACCGGCAAAGAGAGACGAGTCGAGATTGGTCGGGGTGACCAAAGAGTTCCCTTGGGCATCGAAGACCGGAATGTTATAGATGCCGATGTTGTCAATCGCATTCTTCGAGTCAGTGGATGCGATTGCAGAGAATGTCACCTGGGCGCCGCCGTAAACGACTTGACTGCCCCCGTTTTGGTTGATCGCGTCTTGATTCACAAAACTGTTGTAATGGTTGATGTCGTTGCTTGTCGCCGGGTCGGTTCCATCCGTGACGAACGCCACCCGGAATTCATCGCCAGGATGCAGTCCGGACGGTGTAGTGATGACAACGCCCGCCTCGGATCGCGACACGGCGGCGAGCGAAGCTGCGGCCAAGACAAGCGCGACATGCTGTCCTCGACGCCTCAACGCTCGTTGTCGGCCGGCCCACCCGACAAGTGCCATTCCGCCAACGACGATTAGGAGCAGGCCGGATGGCTCGGGCACCGCGCCGGGATTCAAAGGCGCCGCCGGGCTGGCGAGGGAATCGCCGTCCGGCGGATTGACGAGCCCGACGTCGATACCGAGTGGTGGTTCCTGAACTACCGCCTCCGGTGCCGCCGGATTGATCAACGGATTGCCTGATGAGTCACTGGCGTCGATCGTCACGAGGCCGTGGCTCGTCGCCGCGCCGCCAATGACCAATGCCGACTGAATGATGTGATTGGCCGTGAGATCGCTGCCGTCGCTGATTTGCGTCGTGCCCGCGCCGTCGATATCGCCCACCTGCTGATTCGTGCCGGAGACGAGAACGCCGGCGGCGGCGGAACTGTTGTTGACGACGTTCGCTCGGTTCGTACCTGACGAGAGCGCGGAAACGGAGCCGGCAAGTTCGAGCGTTCCGAAGCTGGCCACTCTCGCCGACACGCCAGCTCCGACCGTCGCCGTGCCGCTGATGGCCTTGAACCGCAGCGTGCCGGAGTCGCCGATCGCTAGCGAACTGGAATTGCCGAGCGAAGGAGCGCCATCGACCTCCAGCACTCCGCTCCCGGCCTTGCCAAACGCGGCCCCTGGAGCGTTGACCAACGGCGCCATCGGGACATTGCCGCTGGACCCGCCGGCGAAGGTCACGGTGGTATCGATCACATTGAACGTGCCTGTGCCTGTGTTGGTCACCGGCCCGGTGAAGATGGCCGGATTGTAGGCGACGGTGATTGTCTTGCCGTTCTCGTTGGTGACCGGCCCGTTGATGGTCGTTGTCCCTCCGGTGAAGGTGATGCTGCCGTTGTTGTCGAGGCCCATGCCGCCGGTGCGAAAGATTCCCCAGCCGCTGATCTGGCCGGTGTTATTCAGCGGATGGTTGTTGTTGTCAAACGTCCCGCCCGTGAGATTGATGATGCCGGCATTAGCGGCCAAGCCGCCGGTGACCAGGAGCTTGGCGCCGGAGCCGGCAGTGAGCAGGCCGGCGGCTGAATTCGTCAACGTCCCGCCGAACGAGAGCGTGCCGCCGAGGGCCTCGATCGTCCCCGTATTGGCGACCGCGCTAGTGACGAGTCCGAAGCCCTCCAGAGCGCTGTGGTTGGCGATCGCGCCGCCGCCAAGACGCGCGGTGGCGTCGGAAAGCGAGATGAGTCCATTGTTCGTCCAAGCGCCGGTAATGCTCAACGAATTCCCGGCAGCCACATGGACAGTGCCGTCTACGTTGTTAACGAGCGCGCCGGTGATGTTTCCGTTGCCCTCGACGAGACCGTCGTTTGTAATCCCGCCGGCGAGCGACATGACGCCGCTGACCGACACCGTT is a window from the Pirellulales bacterium genome containing:
- a CDS encoding DUF2891 domain-containing protein codes for the protein MARHAPSFAAAACLALLEFAVLGIPVRAEHPAAADQRPALGAKLTGKQVAAFAELALAGLDKEYPNKPQHVMTGPESKLSPRELHPAFFGCFDWHSSVHGHWMLVRLLKLYPDHAAAEEIRGRLDAHFSRASLQREADYFTVKENLSFERMYGWAWCLRLAAELHAWDDPQARQWRDNIRPLESKLVELTMAYLPKLSFPVRTGVHPDTAFALAQTLDYAQTVGNKALADLVSRRSRDYYLDDTKYNDDYEPSGEDFFSPALNEADLMRRVLKPDEFASWLDRFLPGLGDGSAKRLLAPVEVSDVADPKLVHLAGLNLSRAWTLAGIARGLPVQDLRVKRLEEAAAKHAEKGLGYVFSGHYEGEHWLATFAIYALAEGGTDSHSSTAR
- a CDS encoding ECF-type sigma factor yields the protein MQRNDEFSELFERVRGGDADAACVIVRRYESAIRVAVRSRLLDPALKSQLDSMDVCQSVLISFFIRAAAGAFDLHEPRQLVALLLKMAQNKLAVQVRNQHRQRRDIRRAGGWVGQLEGLASPAPGPIRHAAGKELLDRALGMMSPEIRGMAEQRMRGESWSMIASHFGGSADARRKQYERAVAQIADSLDASNLEG
- a CDS encoding protein kinase, whose protein sequence is MAADAQTDLSHAAASLNAAISSVREFPRSVWMELLRRDQCERWRSGRRTPVEIYIDLLPELSADREDILILISGEVQLRREIGEACTLREYQTRFPELADDIALQFDLDPYFSQRNDSSDTGRGRSGFSNADLPGYEIFRELGRGASGVIYLARRISLDRLVAVKAIPLSAGDPHRLSRQRREASILSRLQHPHVVQIYDVIETPGMLYLIIEYVNGPTLTESTTGSPQPPQAAARLVLTLAEAIHVVHEAGVLHRDLKPSNILLTSAGEPKITDFGLAKLLSNDSQLTTDNCLLGTPCYMPPEQASGSAGECRREGDVYSLGAILYELLTGRPPFRGVTVLDTLSLIRDREPVACRASQPQTPRDLETICLKCLAKAPQERYETAAALADDLSRFLDGAAIKARPPSRIETAVRWCRRRPAIAGLGAGLLVAILAGFGGILWQWNRAETERQLADQQSVEIQRTAERLRTALVLVERGHTFRSWRRWDDAVDALDEAIRLCPELRSAWEERGSLFTEMGLWDYALADRRQAFELNEPALAVDWWSLAVLMVEEHDQEGYRRLCARMGERFSGYSDQNATDCIRAECLLPGVGIDYGHAEERLRATPTHGYDPLSLYVRGLVQLRAGKLDSAASSCLESLQLGTDWKERALNYPLLALANAKRGAAGEARAELENATSAREHWIQDLYTSGDTNWIGDKGMSAEWGVSPSAWLEYNHLYDEARSELHQPPANDDVRLIVLRARALAAIDRSDAADASYRRAIALDPGNEFVRAERQRCEAYRRVKEGDFARGADEFAAAIKTEPTDVRLWVNSAHAHLAAGMIDEYRRDCREMLRRFRVTKNPADADLVVWSCVARPDALPSMEELLPLADLSAAAYPGAARTRGAALVRAGRCEEALREFDKAARFNIPNPSVMCLQAIAGCRLGQIALAREHLDAASRWIAEADRRTLPDIDMPKPCWGNLVWYDHQDALRLLDEANRLLANPSLAK
- a CDS encoding trypsin-like peptidase domain-containing protein is translated as MDKPFDPYRDWLGIQAAQRPLSYYQLLRLGPFETDAAVIARAADRQIETVRAFISGPNSRLARRTLFELESAKKCLLDPASKRAYDESLRGRRIVQPLKDGSIATSSQRSLQPWEEALAESAATAHPPAMPPAFPSGGADAELYHKWLGIPVSEQPANHYRLLGIADLESDSDVIASAADRQMAHVRTFQIGQHSAASQRILNEIAGARLCLLNEKRKTEYDIVLRTRLASQALGIPVKADPNALRRTDKANPKTPRRAESKTRLIVACAACGCLAAAAVVFVIASIFNRTEPAVSADAKPKPEPEVVIQRPTTIPSQSPPPQRERVVDQNGANAAFGGYSGFGGPVAATRPREIHGQAVPPAPDGSAAETSDGDARTQWINESYHITLRHLQGKKWAEFDSTGHLWAQYEETGRTKDYIELFRQDRQQKQRVLSDRTELFQNGKWEWVATGSWAAAPQETARTTSLQSTSNPSANETLSDVIERVEKSVVRINVTGRGLTATGSGFIAGDGDTVVTNYHVIENALDAEVEFQDGERVKVVGYAAVEPRKDIAILRLASSVAQRHIPQVLAAQLPRQGDHVCSIGAPRGLSFSASDGIVSAVRKGSEFVQDQWMAANYDRDMTWIQTTAPISPGNSGGPLISAAGEIVAMNTWCRTDGQNLNFGVSTTDIAQLLNQRSNAVQLLTTLPRKSAPENESPSIRKPDERIVLPSGKVVDIKTDFLDELNQRLGSGTFFPTGRIVANLNYDSGKPFAHASQERGTLQGPTLALFETGKPSIVAVYVDGSLNATLLTWNENGQRSLFGHYRKGEKDGVFCLFGANDKLWLIQVYKLGKLQSSHIVEDNVIVKSFEADSNATRDPMLVTATSELESTFSKFKEHERKLKKAVADWDEKRRRALAAENAIAARQNIMDRESTRRANSGAVIGVLREASGLGP